TCGCTGGCCGAGCTCGAAGCGACGCTGAGCAAGCGTTGCTGCGAGCTCGGCGAGCAGACCGAAATCATCCGAAGTACCACCTGCTTCCGGTGGTGGCCCACGGACGCAAATGCGTCAACTGTATAGCCGGATTTGGTATAATTGCCGGCGTTGAACTTGCGAGCACGATCGTTTCCCATCGACTGCCATGGGAACCGGCCTTGCCGCGAAGAGGCGGCGGCCCGGCTTCCCCGGCACCTCGCAAGGAGCAGAGAGATGAAGAAGCTCGAGCTGGCCCCGGAGGATCTGCGCGTAGATTCGTTCCCCGTTCAGGATGCCCCGCCGGACGAGCAGGGGACGGTGGAAGCCTACGTGACCATGCTGCCGGCCACCTGCCCGGAGTGCGCGCCGACGCGCGGCAGTATCACCTGCGGCCTCACCTGCTGAGCCACACCTGGGGAATCCGCACGGCAGAATGCGGACGGCCCCGCACCTCACGATGGAGGTGCGGGGCCAACTGGCTTCGATTCCACGCCGATCGCGCGGATTCCGGTGCCGTGTGCTACGGACAGGTAACGGTGCAGCAGGCTATGGTATTGTTGGTCGCGGCGTCGTTCGCCTCCGCCAGGACCCGCTGCTCGGCCTGCGTGAGAAACGTGTTCACATGGAGCGTGTCGAGGTCCAGCGTGAGCTTCTTCATGCTTTCCTCTGATGTCGAAGTGGATTTTCCCGCCGCGAGGTTGCGGCGAGCGACCGGAGGGAAGGATAGCTCGCAAGCGCACAAATGTCAACATATCGTCGCATAACGTGCTATCATAGATCCATCCAAGCCTATGCGTTTTGGAGATGGCCGCGAAACGTACGAGAGAAGGATGAAACCGGCCCCGCACCTCACTTGGAGATGCGGGGCCGGTCGTCTTCGCTGCGCCGAGCGTCAGCGGCTCACGCGGCGGTGGCGTGCTCGCTGAGGACGGTGACCTGGTTGTCGACCACCTGCAGGAACCCGCCGGACACCTTGTAGCTCTTCTGCTCGCGGCCGTGGTCGATGCGCAGCGTGCCGGTGCCCAGCAGCGCCATCAGCGGCGCGTGGCCGCGCAGGATGCCGAGCGAGCCGGTGACCGCGGGCGCCACCACCTGGTCGGCGTCGCCCTCGTAGATGGTGGCCTCGGGGGTGATCACCGACACGTGCAGCGCGCCCGCGCCTTCGGCGCCGGATGCGGGGGCGGCCATCTCAGGCCCCCGCCTCGAGCCGCCGCGCCTTCTCCTCGGCGCCCTCGATCCCGCCCACCATGTAGAACGCCTGCTCCGGCAGGTGGTCGAACTCGCCCGCCACCACCCGCTCGAACGAGGCGATGGTGTCCTCCAGCTTCACGTACTCGCCCGGCGTGCCGGTGAACTGCTCGGCCACGTGGAAGGGCTGCGACAGGAAGCGCTGGATGCGGCGCGCCCGGCCCACGATCACCTTGTCCTCCTCGGTCAGCTCGTCCATGCCGAGGATGGCGATGATGTCCTGCAGCTCCTTGTAGCGCTGCAGGATGCGCTGCACCGAGGTGGCCACGTTGTAGTGCCGCTGCCCGATGTACTGCGGGTCGAGGATGCGGCTGGTGGAGTCGAGCGGGTCCACCGCGGGGTAGATGCCCAGCTCCGAGATGGCGCGCGAGAGCACCGTCGTCGCGTCCAGGTGCGCGAACGCCGTCGCCGGCGCCGGGTCGGTCAGGTCGTCGGCGGGGACGTAGATGGCCTGCACCGAGGTGATCGATCCCTCGCGCGTCGACGTGATGCGCTCCTGCAGCTGCCCCATCTCCGTGGCCAGCGTGGGCTGGTAGCCCACGGCCGAAGGCATGCGGCCCAGCAGCGCCGACACCTCGGACCCCGCCTGGGTGAAGCGGAAGATGTTGTCGACGAAGAAGAGCACGTCCTGCTTCTCCACGTCGCGGAAGTACTCGGCCACGGTGAGGCCGGTGAGGCCCACGCGCAGGCGCGCCCCCGGCGGCTCGTTCATCTGCCCGTAGACGAGGGCCACGGCCGACTCGGCCAGGTTCTCGTCCTTGATGAGGTTCCCCTCCTTGAACTCCAGCCAGAGGTCGGTGCCCTCGCGGGTGCGCTCGCCCACGCCGGCGAACACCGAGCGCCCGCCGTGCCCCTTGGCGATGTTGTTGATCAGCTCCATGATGACGACCGTCTTCCCCACCCCGGCGCCGCCGAACAGGCCGATCTTGCCGCCCTTCACGTACGGGGTGAGCAGGTCGAGCACCTTGATGCCGGTTTCCAGCACCTCGGTCTTGGGCTCCAGGTCCACGAAGCGCGGGGCCGGGCGGTGAATGGGCCAGCGCTCGGCGTCGGTGGGGATGTCGCCGCGCTCGTCGACGGGGTCGCCCAGCACGTTCAGGATGCGGCCCAGCGCGTTCACGCCCACGGGCACGGTGATGGAGCTGCCGGTGTCGAGCACCTCCATCCCGCGCACCACGCCATCGGTGCTGGACATGGCCACCGCGCGCACCTGGTTGCGCCCGATGTGCTGCTGCACCTCGAGCGTCACGTCCACCGCGTCGCGGCCGTCCTGGGCGGGCTGGCGGATGACCAGCGCGTTGTAGATGTCGGGAAGGGTCTCGAACTCGGCGTCGATCACCGGTCCGATCACCTGGACCACCTTGCCGGTGTTGGTGCCGGCCGGCGCGACGGTCGCGGTCTCGGGGGCAGTGGCTGCCATCTATCGTCTCCTTGGTCGTTTGGCCGTCTTGTTTATTCCAGCGCCGCGGCGCCGCCCACGATCTCGGCGATCTCCTGCGTGATGGCCGCCTGGCGGACGCGGTTGTAGGTCCGCGTGAGCGCCTCGAGCATCTCGCCGGCGTTGTCGGTCGCGTTCTTCATCGCCGTGCGCTGCGCGCCGTAGAAGCCCGCGGTGGTCTCCACCAGCGCGCGGTACACGCTGTTGCGCACGTACAGCGGCAGCACCTGCCCCAGGATCTCGTCGGCTCCGGGCTCCAGGATGTAGTCCACCGTGCGCCCCTCGTCGCCGCCCTCGGGCGTCTGCACGGGCAGCACCTGCAGCGTGGTCGGCGGGGTGGAGAGCGCCGACTTGAACTGGGCGTAGATCACGTACACCGCGTCGAGCTCGCCGGCGATGAAGCGCTCCATCAGCCCGTTCACCAGCCGCTCGGCGTCGGCCGAGCCCGGCCGGTCGCCCACGTCGCTGACGGCGGTGCCCAGCTGCTCGCCCATGAAGCGGAAGAAGGAGATCCCCTTCTTCCCCGCCACGTGCAGCTCGGCTTCCACGCCGCGGCCGCGCAGGTCGCGCAGCAGGTCGCGCGCCTGGCGGATCAGGTTGGCGTTGAAGGCGCCGGCCAGCCCGCGGTTGCCGGTCAGCAGCAGCACCGCCGCGCGCTTCGTCTCCTCCGGCTGGCGGAGGACGGGGTAGCGCTGCGCCAGCTCGGGGTTGATCAGCCGGCGCACCACGTCGGCCAGGCGCTCGGCGTACGGGCGGGCGGCGGCCACGCGGTCCTGCGCGCGCTTGAGCTTGGACGTGGCCACCATCTCCATCGTCCGGGTGATCTTGCGCGTGTTCTGGACCGAGCGGATGCGGCCCTTCAGTTCTCTGGCTTTTGCCATCGTTCGCTATCGCTCAAGTGCCCAGTGCCCAGTTCCCAGTGCCCAGTGCGCCCGGAGTCAGTTCCTGGGCACTGGGCACTGGGCACTTGGCACTTGTCAGTAGCTCTGCCGCGCGCTGGCCGCGTTCGCCTCGGGGCGGGCGGCAAGCTGCAGCTGCTCCTCGCTCATCCGGCGGTCGTGGTCGGTCTCGTGCAGGATCGGGTTGTTCGCGTAGTCCTCGGTGCCCACCGGGCTCTTCGGGTCGGCGAACAGCTCGCCGTACATCCGGATCGCGTCCTTCAGCGCCCCTTCCGTCTCGCTCGTCAGGTCGCGCGCCTCGCGGATCGACGACAGGATCTCGGGGTGCTGCGTGCGCAGGTACACGTGGAAGTCGCGCTCCCACGCCTTGATCATCGGCACGTCGACCTCGTCGAGGTAGCCGTTGGTCAGCGCGTAGATGATCGCCACCTGGTGCTCCACCGGCATCGGCGCGTACTGCGGCTGCTTCAGCACCTCGACCGAGCGGGCGCCGCGCGCCAGCTGCCGCTGCGTCACCGCGTCGAGCTCCGAGCCGAAGGCGGCGAACGCCTCGAGCTCGCGGTACTGCGCCAGCTCGCCCTTGAGCTTGCCGGCCACCTTCTTCATCGCCTTGATCTGCGCCGAGCCGCCCACGCGGCTCACGCTGATGCCCACGTTTACCGCCGGGCGCACGCCCGAGTAGAACAGGTTCGACTCCAGGAAGATCTGGCCGTCGGTGATGGAGATCACGTTGGTCGGGATGTACGCCGACACGTCGCCGGCCTGCGTCTCGATGATCGGCAGCGCGGTCAGCGAGCCGCCACCCATCTCGTCCGACAGCTTGGCCGCGCGCTCGAGGAGGCGCGAGTGCAGGTAGAACACGTCGCCCGGATACGCCTCGCGCCCGGGCGGGCGGCGCAGCACCAGCGACATCTGGCGGTAGGCCACGGCCTGCTTCGACAGGTCGTCGTACACGCAGAGCGTCGCCTTCCCCTTCCCCTGCTCGTCCTTGGTGTACATGAAGTACTCGGCCAGCGCCGTCCCCGCGTAGGGGGCGATGTACTGCAGCGGCGCGGGGTCGGAGGCGCTGGCGGCGACCACGATGGTGTAGTCCATCGCGCCGGCCTCCTGCAGGCGGCTGACGACGCCCGCGATGGTCGAGTTCTTCTGGCCGATGGCGACGTACACGCAGACGACGCCCTGGCCCTTCTGGTTGATGATGGTGTCGATGGCGATGGCGGTCTTGCCGGTGCCGCGGTCGCCGATGATCAGCTCGCGCTGGCCGCGGCCGATGGGAATCAGGGCGTCGATGGCCTTGATCCCCGTCTGCATGGGCTCCTTCACCGGCTGCCGCAGCACGATGCCGGGCGCCACGATGTCCACCTGGCGGCGTCCGCCGCTGGGGGTGATGGCGCCCTTGCCGTCGACCGGCTCGCCCAGCGGGTTCACCACGCGCCCCAGGAACTCGGGGCCCACGGGGATGTCGAGCACGCGGCCGGTGCGGCGCACCTGGTCGCCCTCCTGGATCACCGTCCAGTCGCCCAGCACCACCGCGCCGATGTTGTCCTCTTCCAGGTTCAGCGCCAGCGCGGTGACCACCGCCCCGCCGTCGCTGGGAGTGATCTCCAGCATCTCGCTGGCCATCGTCCCGAGCAGGCCGTAGATGCGGGCGATGCCGTCCTTCACCTCCAGCACCTCGCCGATCTGCTCGGCGCCCAGGGCCTCGTCGTACCGCTCGATCTCGCCGAGCAGCACGTTCTTGATCTCGCTCGCGCGAAGCTGGGTGTCCGCCGCCATTCTTCTATTCCTTTTCCGGTCCGGCTCGCTCGCCGGAGTGGCCGCTGAAGTCCTGAGTCCTGAGTCCTGAGTCCTAAGTCCTAAGTCCTAAGTTGTTATCCTCAGCCCACTTGGGACTTAGGACTTGGGACTCAGGACTTCTTTTCCGTCCTACGCCGCTTCCCGCGGGAGCGCCACCGACATCAGGCGCCGCTTGAGCTGCGCGGCGCGGGTGCGGACGCTGCCGTCGAGGATGTCGTCGCCCACGCGCACCACGATGCCGCCGAGGATCTCGGGGTTCACCGTGAAGGTGGGGATCACCGTCTTCCCCAGGCGCGCGGTGAGCGTGCGGGTGATCTCCTCCCGCAGCGCGTCGTCGGGCGCGTGGCTCACCGTCACCTGCACGCGCACCCGGCCGGCCAGCTCGTCCGTGAGATCGCGGTACTTGGCCGCGATGTCGGGGAGGAGCGCCTGGCGCCGCTTGTCGACCACCACCATCACGAAGCGCAGGAAGAGCTCGGGCACACGCCCCTCGAGCGCGGCGCGCAGCGCCTGCTTGCGCTCGTCCGCGCCCACGCGTGGGGTGGAGAGGAACTCGCGCACGCGGCGGTCGGCCAGGGTGTCGGCCAGCAGTTCCATGGCGCGGCCGTACTCTTCCACGGTGGCCCGCCCGCCGTGGCGCCCGGCCAGCTCCAGCAGCGTCTGCGCGTAGTTGCGGGCGACGATCTCGGCGCGCACGGCTCAGACCCTCGCTGCGGCGGCGGGAGCCGGCGCGGCCACCGCGCCCAGGTACTCTTCCACCAGGCGGCGGTTGTCGGCCGTATCCAGGTTCTTGCGCACCAGGCGCTCGGCGGCGGCCATCGCCACGTCCACGGCGTCGCGGCGCACCTGCTCCAGCGTGCTGGCGCGCTCGGCGGCCAGCTCGGCCTGCGTGCGCGCGATCAGGTCGGCGCGCTCGCGCTGCGCCTGCTCCAGGATCTCGGCGCGCATGCGCTCGGCGGTGCTGCGGCTCTCGTTCAGCGCCTCCTGCACGCGGGCCCGGGTCTCGTCCACCAGGCGGCGGTGCTCGTCGGCCAGCGCGGCGGCCTCGGCGCGGTCGCGCTCGGCGCCCTCGGCCAGCTCGGCCAGGTGGCGCTCGCGGGCCTCCACGGCCTCCAGGATCTTCGGGAAGGCGAACTTGGCCAGGACCGCGAAGACGATCAGGAAGATGACGAGCGTCCAGATGCTGAGCCCCGGGTGGAGCGACAGCAGCCCGCCCTTCTCCTCCTGCGCCAGCAGGGGCGAGGCGGAGGCCGGGAGCAGCGCCACGGCGGCGTAGATCGAGCGATGCATCGGATCGATGTCGATTTTCGTTGGTTTACCTTCTCGTGCGGCCTCCGCGGGTACCGGCCCGCGGAGGCCCCCAGCCGGACCGAAGATCAGATCTTGGTCCAGATCAGCACCGCCACCACGATGGCGAACAGCGCCACGCCTTCCACGAACGCCGCAAGGATCAGCGCGGCCGTCTGGATGTTGCCGGCCAGCTCGGGCTGGCGCGCCATCCCCTCGGTGGCGCCGCGGCCGATCAGGCCGATGCCGATGCCGGCGCCGATCACGGCCACGCCGGCGCCGATGCCGGCGCCCAGCAGGCCGTTGTTGAGCGCGGTGTTGACGGTCTCCTGAAGCATCATGCTCCCAGTCTCCTGTCAGGTCCTGCATCCATGTGTCCGGGCCTCCGCTCCGCGGACCGCGTCCGCCCGGGCGCAAGCCGGCGCAAGCGCCGCACGCCCATCCCCGGGCGCCCATCTCCCGGGTACAGTACGACGGGGGTGGAGCCCTCCCCGCCGGCGGCGACGTTCATGGCCTCGCCGCGGGCCAACCAACCGATAGTGCCAAGTGCCCAGTGCCCAGTGCCCAGTGAACCGCGCCCCTACTGGGCACTTGGCACTGGGCACTGGGCACTTTCCATCAGTGCGAGTGCCTCGCCAGCCCGATGAACACGCTGGTCAGCATCGCGAAGATGTAGGCCTGCAGGAAGGCCACGAAGATCTCCAGGAACGAGATCGCCACGGCCATGATCACCGGCCCCGCCAGCACCACCCAGCTGCCGAACACGAAGATCAGGGAGATCAGCGCCAGCAGCACGATGTGCCCCGCCGTCATGTTCGCCATCAGGCGGATGCACAGCGCGAACGGGCGCGTGAACTTGCCCACCAGCTCGATGGGCATCAGCACGGTGGCCATCATGTGCCCCGATACCTTCCCCATCCCCTTGGGCACCACGTAGATCGTCCCCAGGTACTGCTTGGGCCCCGTGGCGATCAGCCCGCCGATCTCGGCCACCACGAAGGTGATGATGGCCAGCGCCGCGGTCACCGACACGCTGGCGGTGGCCGTCGAGCCCCAGGGGATGATCCCCAGCAGGTTGCAGAAGAGGATGAAGAAGAAGAGGGTGCAGACGAAGGGCGCGAACTTCTCGCCGCCGTGCCCGATGTTGGGCATCACCACCTCGTCGCGGATGAACAGCACCATCGCCTCGATGGCGTTGTGCCGCTTCCCCGCCGTCAGCCCGCGCTCGGCGCGCGACGCCAGCCGGGCGCCGCCCAGCAGGCAGACGATGGTGAGCAGCCCCGCGATCCCCATGAACATGACGTGCTTGGTCGGCGTCATGTCGATGGGCCCCAGCATGTACGTGCCCGCCGCGGGGAAGCAGAGCACCTTGCCGAAGGGGAGCTCCCACTCGCGCGAGTCCATGATGTGCTCGATGTAGTCGAGCTGCTCCTCGCCTCCCGCGGGGGCCGCGTGGCCCGCCCCGCACCCCTCGTGCTTCCCTTCCTCGCGGCCGTACCCCGCGGCCTCCACGCCGTGCTCGGCGCGGGCGCCCGCGTTGGTCTGCGCCACGACCTCCACCGGCGCCTGCGTGGCGGGGGCGGAGGCCTGCGCCGGACCCACCAGCGCGAGCAGGACTGCGGCTGTAGCGATCATCGATTCCTGTCGTTCCCTGCGCCGGGCGCCAGCAGCACCGGCTCGATCAACGTGGTTGCGAACAGCACCGTCACCATGCTCAGCAGCGCCGGCGCGGCCGGCACCTCCAGCAGCGGCACCAGGACCAGCGCCGCGATCACCACCAGCAGGAAGCGCGAGAGCATCCCCAGCCCGAAGGCCGCCAGGCGGTTGTTCGGCAGCGCGGCCACCGTCACCCCGAACACCAGCGCCTGCCAGACCGCCGCGAACGCCACGCCCAGCATCACCGCCCGCCGCTGCTCCGGCCCCACCATCGCCGAGGCGACGAGGAGCACCGCGGCCGAGATCACCGCCACCGCCGCCAGCAGGCGAAGCACCTTCCGCCCGGTCACGGCTCGTCCCGCTCGCGCGGCTGGATCACCAGCTTGCGGTAGATCCACAGCAGGCTCAGCCCGAAGCCGACGAATACTCCCAGGATCACCCCCCAGGGGCTCGTCCCCAGCCGCCCGTCGAGCCACACGCCCAGCAGCGTGAAGAGCACGATCCCCGCGGCGAAGGTCACGCCCAGCCCCGCGTACTGCGCCGCGTCGGGCGGGTTCGGCCGCTTGCCCCCGGGACCGCTGGAAATCTGCGCCATGACTGGCTTTTCTCGCTCTCCTCAGGCTTCTCGGGCCCAATATACCGGCTTGTGAAATTTTTCGCAAGCGTCTTGTGAAATTTTTCCCAAGCGCCGTTTCGCGTCGTTGCGGAGCTTGCTTGACGGGGTGCTCACGGCGTCTCTATCTTGCCGCACGGCGCCGCCCCAACTTCGCGGCGCGGCTTGTGTTTGCCGCCCCTGTCCGGCCGCCGCGCGCGGCGCGCTCCGCAGGCCCGTCCGCCGTTCATCCGCCCGATCCGATGCGCTCCGTGCTTGCCTTCGCCCTGGTCCTGCTCACGGCCTGTCCCGCGTCTCCCCGCGAGGCGCAGGCCCCCGCGCCCGACGGCGGCGGGAGCGGCGCGGGCGCGGGGCCGCTGGTCTCCTCGCTGCAGATCCAGCCCGGGGCCGACGCCGTCGTCTTCACCCTGGCCGTCACCAACGCCACGCGCGCGCCGGTGACGCTGGAGTTCACCAGCGGGCAGAGCTACGACTTCGTCGTGGGCGACGGCGGCCGCGAGGTGTGGCGCTGGAGCGCCGAGCGCATGTTCACCCAGGCGCTGCGCAGCGAGACCCTGGCGGCGGGGGAGACCCGCACCTGGCGCGAGGCCTGGCGCCCCGACCAATCGCTGCGCGGCCGCGAGCTGACGGCCACGGCGCGCCTCGTGTCGAGCAGCCATCCGCTGGCGCGCACGCAGTCGTTCCGGCTGCCATGAGAACCGCGCGCGCCGTCGCAGGAATCGTTCCCCGGTGACCATCACCCCGCCGGCCGCCGGAGCCGCGCCGCCAGCCGTTTCCGGCGATCTCCCGCTCCCCGCGCTGGACGACGTACAGGCGGCCGCCGGGCGCCTCCGCGGCGTGGTGCGCCGCACCCCGCTGCTGCGCTCCGACGCCCTCTCCGACCTCGCGGGGACCGACGTCTGGCTGAAGCTGGAGACGCTGCAGCGCACCGGCTCGTTCAAGGTGCGCGGCGCCTACAACTTCGTGGCCGCGCTCACGCCCGCGGAGCGCGCGCGGGGGCTGGCGACGGCGTCGGCGGGAAACCATGGCGCGGCCGTGGCGTTCGCGGCGCGTCTCCTCGGCGCGAAGGCGACCGTCTTCGTTCCCGACGACACGCCGGAGACCAAGCGGCGGCGGATCCTCCGCAGCGGCGCGGAGCTGCGCCTGATCCGCGGCAGCTACGACGACGCCCATCCCGCGGCCGAGGCCTTCGCGGCGGAGACGGGGGCGCGCTTCGTGAACGCGTTCAGCGACCCCTTCGTCGTCGCCGGGGCGGGAACGGTGGGGGTGGAACTCTTCGACGAGTGTCCGTCCATCCGTACGGTGCTGGCGCCCGTCGGCGGGGGCGGACTGTCGGGGGGGATCGGCCTGGTCGCACGCGCGCGTGACCGCGTGCGCATGGTGGGCGTCCAGTCGGAGGAGACTGCCGCGATGCACGCCTCGCTCGCCGCCGGCCGGCTGACGTCGGCGGCGTACGGTCCGACCATCTGCGAGGGGCTCACGGGTGACACCGACGAGCGTGCGTTCCGGCTGGCGCGGCAGGTGCTGGACGAGATCGTGCTGGTCTCCGAGGCGTCCGTCCGCCGCGCCGTCCGCTGGCTGGCGGCGGAGGAGGGGATCGTGGCCGAGGGCTCGGCCGCCGTCGCCGTCGCGGCGCTGCTGGAGGGGGCGGCCGGTGAGATCGAGGGGCCGGTGGCCGCGGTGCTGAGCGGGAGCAACATCGACCCGCAGCGCCTGGCCGCGATCCTGGCCGAGGGGTGATGGGCACGATCCTGCCGTACGCGGGCGTCTGGCCACGCATCCACCCCACGGCCTTTGTCGCCCCCACCGCGGTGGTGATCGGCAACGTGACGGTGGAGGAGGAGGCCAGCGTCTGGTTCGGCGCCGTGATCCGCGGCGACGAGCCGGAGCACGAGATCCACGTCGGCGCGCGCACCAGCATCCAGGACAACGTGGTGCTGCACGTGAGCCGGCAGGGGGCCACCATCATCGGCGCGGACGTGACCGTGGGCCACGGGGCGATCCTGGAGAGCTGCGTGGTGGGCGACGGCGCGCTGATCGGGATGAACGCCGTGGTCCTGCAGCGGGCGACGGTGGGAACGCAGGCGCTGGTGGCGGCGGGCGCGGTCGTCGGATCGGGGACGGAGGTCCCGCCGCGGACACTCGCGGCGGGAACGCCGGCGAAGGTCAAGAAGGAGCTGGAGGGCGAGTCGCTGCGCTGGGTCGCGACCAGCGCCGCCCATTACGTGGAGCTTTCGCGAAGCTACCTGGCGCAGGGGATCGGCCGCATCGACGGCCGAACTGGAGATGGAACGGATGGCTGAGCTCACCCGGAGGGACGCCCCTCACGACGTGGACGCCGACCGAGGGGCCGATCGGGGCACCCACGGCGACGGCGCCGCTCCGTCCACGTCGCGGCGTTTCGCCGGGCCGCGGCGCGACGAAGACGGCGGGATGGAGGCGCTGCTGCGCACCCTCACCTCGCTCTCCGGCCCCACGGGGCAGGAAGACGAGGTGATGGCGTGGGTGCGGCGCGAGTGGGAGCCGCTGGGCGAGGTGATGCAGACGCCGGTCGGCAACCTCTTCCTCCACCTCCCCGGCCCCGGCCCGCGCGTGCTGCTGGCCGCGCACGCCGACGAGCTGTCGCTGATCGTCCGCTCGGTGACGGCCGACGGCTTCCTGCGCGTCCTCCCCGGCGAGCGCGACCAGCACTCCTTCCCCTACTTCATCGGCACGCCGCTGAAGGTGCTGGCGGACAACGGCCCGGTCCCCGGCGTCGTCGCCACGACGACGGGGCACGCGCTGACGCCGGAGCAGAAGAACCGCACCTCGCTGGCGTGGGACGACCTGTTCGTCGACGTGGGGCTGACGGCGGAGGAGTGCGCGGAGCGGGGGATCCGCGTGGGGACGAGGATGGTGTGGGACCCGCAGATCCGGAAGCTGGGGCGCCTGCTCGTGGGCAAGGCGATGGACGACCGGCTGGGCGTGGCCGTGCTGGTGGAGCTGGCGCGCCGCATCGCCTCGGCCGAGCGGCGCTTCGACGTGACCCTGGCGCTGACGGTGCAGGAGGAGATCGGGATGCTGGGCGCCAGCTCGCTCGCGCGCG
Above is a window of Longimicrobium sp. DNA encoding:
- a CDS encoding M20/M25/M40 family metallo-hydrolase, translating into MAELTRRDAPHDVDADRGADRGTHGDGAAPSTSRRFAGPRRDEDGGMEALLRTLTSLSGPTGQEDEVMAWVRREWEPLGEVMQTPVGNLFLHLPGPGPRVLLAAHADELSLIVRSVTADGFLRVLPGERDQHSFPYFIGTPLKVLADNGPVPGVVATTTGHALTPEQKNRTSLAWDDLFVDVGLTAEECAERGIRVGTRMVWDPQIRKLGRLLVGKAMDDRLGVAVLVELARRIASAERRFDVTLALTVQEEIGMLGASSLARDGRSFEIGFIIDNGLAGDIPTVSEAHVPVKLGLGPALVHRDSSVHYSRRLIGQMREIAAGRDIPVQDVVLYHYSSDGAHLVRQGMEALLVAPPIRYSHSPFEAIDVRDVEATVRLFEAYLTTGD